In a genomic window of Glycine max cultivar Williams 82 chromosome 13, Glycine_max_v4.0, whole genome shotgun sequence:
- the LOC102668656 gene encoding pentatricopeptide repeat-containing protein At4g21065: MSPKEAAFWKAQQSVLTLFKQCSSMKHLKEMHARVVQSGFGKTPLVVGKIIEFCAVSGQGDMNYALRVFDRIDKPDAFMWNTMIRGFGKTHQPYMAIHLYRRMQGNGDVPADTFTFSFVLKIIAGLECSLKFGKQLHCTILKLGLDSHTYVRNSLMHMYGMVKDIETAHHLFEEIPNADLVAWNSIIDCHVHCRNYKQALHLFRRMLQSGVQPDDATLGVTLSACGAIGALDFGRRIHSSLIQQHAKLGESTSVSNSLIDMYAKCGAVEEAYHVFSGMKGKNVISWNVMILGLASHGNGEEALTLFAKMLQQNVERPNDVTFLGVLSACSHGGLVDESRRCIDIMGRDYNIQPTIKHYGCVVDLLGRAGLVEDAYNLIKNMPIECNAVVWRTLLAACRLQGHVELGEKVRKHLLELEPDHSSDYVLLANMYASAGQWNEMSEERRSMQQRRVQKPLPGNSFIGIPELTFEIETVETLL; this comes from the coding sequence ATGAGCCCCAAAGAAGCAGCGTTTTGGAAGGCCCAACAAAGTGTTTTGACCCTTTTCAAGCAGTGTTCGAGCATGAAGCATTTGAAGGAGATGCACGCTCGTGTAGTCCAGAGTGGGTTCGGCAAGACCCCGCTTGTGGTGGGAAAGATCATTGAGTTTTGCGCGGTTTCGGGGCAGGGAGACATGAATTACGCTCTGAGGGTTTTTGACAGAATCGATAAACCCGATGCGTTTATGTGGAACACCATGATCAGGGGATTTGGGAAGACTCACCAACCATATATGGCCATTCATTTGTACAGGAGAATGCAGGGAAATGGTGACGTGCCAGCTGACACTTTCACGTTCTCTTTCGTGCTTAAAATCATTGCTGGATTGGAATGTTCACTTAAATTTGGAAAGCAACTGCATTGCACCATCCTTAAACTCGGACTCGATTCTCATACTTACGTAAGAAACTCTCTGATGCACATGTATGGAATGGTGAAGGACATAGAAACTGCACACCACCTGTTCGAGGAAATCCCAAATGCAGATTTAGTGGCTTGGAACTCTATCATAGACTGTCATGTGCATTGTCGAAACTATAAACAAGCTCTCCATCTGTTTCGCAGAATGCTGCAGAGTGGAGTGCAGCCAGACGATGCCACTCTGGGTGTGACCCTCTCAGCATGTGGTGCAATAGGAGCCCTGGACTTTGGGAGGCGAATTCATTCTTCTCTCATACAACAACATGCCAAGCTTGGCGAGAGTACATCTGTCTCTAATTCCCTAATTGACATGTATGCAAAGTGTGGAGCAGTGGAAGAAGCGTACCATGTGTTTAGCGGTATGAAAGGGAAGAATGTGATTTCGTGGAATGTCATGATTCTTGGGCTTGCATCGCACGGTAATGGAGAAGAGGCGTTAACACTTTTCGCGAAGATGTTACAACAGAATGTGGAGAGACCGAATGATGTTACGTTCTTGGGGGTGTTAAGTGCTTGTAGCCATGGAGGATTGGTTGATGAAAGTAGACGATGTATTGATATTATGGGCAGGGACTATAACATCCAACCCACAATAAAGCACTATGGGTGCGTGGTGGACCTTTTGGGTCGAGCTGGTTTAGTTGAGGATGCATACAATTTGATAAAGAACATGCCAATAGAGTGCAATGCAGTTGTATGGAGGACTTTGTTAGCTGCGTGTCGACTTCAAGGACACGTCGAACTTGGTGAGAAGGTAAGGAAACATCTGTTGGAATTAGAACCGGACCATAGCAGTGATTATGTTCTTCTAGCAAACATGTATGCAAGTGCCGGTCAATGGAATGAAATGAGCGAAGAAAGAAGATCAATGCAGCAAAGGAGAGTTCAGAAACCATTGCCTGGAAATAGCTTCATCGGCATTCCTGAATTGACATTTGAGATAGAGACTGTTGAAACATTGTTGTGA